The following coding sequences lie in one Apium graveolens cultivar Ventura chromosome 3, ASM990537v1, whole genome shotgun sequence genomic window:
- the LOC141713865 gene encoding protein AGENET DOMAIN (AGD)-CONTAINING P1-like → MEINVGDSVEVYSNEDGFLGSYFLAQVLKKVTNKHKKLEFLVEYKTLLDDKDEKKAFRETVEAYKVRPVPPVIRVAEFDVLDKVDVYDNDGWWVGRVTDKFDYVYTVYFDSTGDEWTYHFDKLRLHQEYSNGVWKASSRCRNMG, encoded by the coding sequence ATGGAGATTAACGTGGGTGATTCAGTAGAGGTCTACAGCAATGAAGATGGCTTCTTGGGCTCTTATTTTCTTGCACAGGTTTTAAAAAAGGTcacaaacaaacacaagaaacTCGAGTTTTTAGTAGAGTACAAGACTCTTTTGGATGATAAAGATGAAAAGAAAGCGTTTAGAGAGACAGTTGAGGCTTATAAAGTGAGACCAGTGCCTCCTGTAATTAGGGTTGCAGAGTTTGATGTGTTGGATAAAGTGGATGTTTATGATAATGATGGTTGGTGGGTTGGTAGAGTTACGGATAAGTTTGATTATGTTTACACTGTTTATTTTGATAGCACTGGTGATGAATGGACTTATCACTTTGATAAGTTGAGACTTCATCAAGAATATAGTAATGGGGTGTGGAAGGCTTCTTCTCGGTGTAGAAACATGGGTTGA
- the LOC141711656 gene encoding phosphoenolpyruvate carboxylase 2-like — MANRNVEKLASIDAHLRSLVPAKVSEDDKLVEYDALLLDRFLDILQDLHGDDLRETVQECYELSADYEGKHDPKKLEELGKVLTSLDPGDSIVIAKSFSHMLNLANLAEEVQIATRRRNKSKKGDFVDENSAITESDIEETFKKLVKMNKSPEQIFDALKNQTVDLVFTAHPTQSVRRSLLQKHGRIRNCLAQLYNEDITPDDKKEVDEALQREIQAAFRTDEIRRAQPTPLDEMRAGMSYFHETIWKGVPKFLRRVDTALKTIGINERVPYNAPLIQFSSWMGGDRDGNPRVTPEVTRDVCLLARMMAANLYFSQIEDLMFEMSMWRCNDEARVRADEIYRSARRDTTKHYIEFWRQVPTTEPYRVILGEVRDKLYNTRERSRHILSHNKSDIPEEATYTNIDQFLGSLELCYRSLCACGDRPIADGSLLDFLRQVSTFGLSMVRLDIRQESDRHTDVLDAVTKHLEIGSYKEWSEESRQEWLLSELGHKRPLFGPDLPKTEEIAEVLDTFHVIAELPSDCFGAYIISMATSPSDVLAVELLQRECHVKKPLRVVPLFEKLADLEAAPAAVARLFSIEWYKNRIDGKQEVMIGYSDSGKDAGRFTAAWQLYKAQEELIKVSKQYGVKLTMFHGRGGTVGRGGGPTHLAILSQPPETIHGSLRVTVQGEVIEQSFGEQSLCFRTLQRFTSATLEHGMHPPISPKPEWRALMDEMAAVATEEYRNIVFKEPRFVEYFRLATPELEYGRMNIGSRPSKRKASGGIESLRAIPWIFAWTQTRFHLPVWLGFGGAFKHVIEKNPKNLQMVQEMYKSWPFFRVTIDLVEMVFAKGDPGIAALNDKLLVSKDLWSFGEHLRSKYEETKSLLLKIAEHKEILEASPTLKQRIRLRDSYITTLNVCQAYTLKRIRDPDYKVTCRPHISKEKTVSLVDLNPTSEYAPGLEDTLILTMKGIAAGMQNTG, encoded by the exons ATGGCTAATCGTAACGTGGAGAAATTAGCATCTATTGATGCTCATTTGAGGTCTCTGGTTCCCGCCAAAGTGTCCGAAGATGACAAGCTTGTGGAGTATGATGCCTTGTTACTCGATCGCTTTCTCGATATTCTTCAAGATTTACATGGGGATGATCTTAGGGAAACG GTTCAAGAATGTTATGAACTTTCAGCTGATTATGAAGGTAAGCATGATCCAAAGAAGTTGGAGGAGCTGGGAAAGGTGTTAACTAGTTTGGATCCAGGAGATTCTATTGTCATTGCAAAATCTTTCTCGCATATGCTTAATTTGGCCAATTTGGCTGAGGAGGTTCAGATTGCTACCCGTAGAAGAAACAAGTCGAAAAAGGGAGATTTTGTTGATGAGAACTCAGCAATAACTGAATCAGACATCGAAGAGACTTTTAAAAAACTTGTAAAAATGAACAAGTCTCCTGAACAAATTTTTGATGCACTAAAGAATCAAACTGTTGATCTGGTCTTTACTGCACATCCTACTCAGTCAGTCCGAAGATCTTTGCTTCAGAAACATGGAAG GATAAGAAACTGTTTAGCACAACTATATAACGAAGACATTACTCCTGATGACAAAAAAGAGGTTGACGAAGCTTTGCAGCGGGAA ATTCAAGCTGCTTTCCGCACTGATGAGATCCGAAGGGCACAACCAACCCCACTAGACGAGATGAGAGCTGGAATGAGCTACTTCCATGAAACAATCTGGAAAGGCGTTCCCAAGTTCTTACGACGTGTTGACACAGCTTTGAAGACTATAGGGATAAATGAGCGTGTTCCATACAATGCACCTCTTATTCAGTTCTCTTCCTGGATGGGCGGCGATCGTGATG GCAACCCAAGGGTCACCCCGGAGGTCACAAGGGATGTTTGCTTATTGGCCCGAATGATGGCTGCTAATTTGTACTTTTCGCAGATAGAGGATCTCATGTTTGAG ATGTCTATGTGGCGATGCAATGACGAGGCTCGAGTTCGGGCAGATGAAATTTACAGATCTGCCAGGAGAGACACAACAAAACACTACATAG AGTTTTGGAGGCAGGTTCCTACCACTGAACCATATCGTGTAATTCTTGGTGAAGTGAGGGATAAACTGTATAATACTCGTGAACGTTCTCGTCATATATTATCACATAACAAGTCTGACATTCCAGAGGAGGCAACATACACCAATATTGACCAG TTCTTGGGATCTCTCGAGCTTTGCTACAGATCTCTTTGTGCTTGTGGGGACCGGCCCATTGCTGATGGCAGCCTTCTTGATTTTTTGAGGCAAGTTTCCACCTTTGGACTGTCAATGGTGAGACTCGATATCAGACAGGAATCAGACAGGCACACTGATGTCCTGGATGCCGTTACCAAACACTTGGAAATTGGTTCCTATAAGGAATGGTCTGAAGAAAGTAGGCAAGAATGGCTTTTGTCTGAACTCGGTCATAAGCGTCCTCTTTTTGGGCCTGATCTTCCCAAGACTGAAGAAATTGCTGAAGTGTTAGATACATTCCATGTCATAGCAGAGCTCCCATCTGACTGCTTTGGAGCATACATAATCTCCATGGCAACATCACCGTCTGATGTGCTTGCTGTGGAGCTTCTACAGCGTGAATGTCATGTAAAGAAGCCCCTAAGGGTTGTTCCTCTGTTTGAGAAACTTGCTGATTTAGAGGCCGCTCCAGCTGCTGTTGCTCGGCTTTTTTCAATTGAATGGTACAAAAACAGGATTGATGGTAAGCAAGAAGTCATGATTGGTTACTCTGATTCAGGTAAAGATGCCGGGCGATTTACAGCAGCCTGGCAGCTATACAAGGCTCAAGAGGAGCTTATTAAAGTTTCAAAGCAGTATGGCGTAAAGCTAACGATGTTCCATGGTCGAGGAGGGACGGTTGGGAGGGGTGGTGGCCCCACCCATCTTGCTATACTGTCTCAACCTCCTGAAACTATCCACGGATCTCTCCGGGTTACAGTTCAGGGTGAAGTTATTGAGCAATCATTTGGTGAACAGAGCTTGTGCTTTAGGACACTTCAACGTTTTACTTCTGCTACACTTGAGCATGGAATGCATCCACCAATCTCACCAAAACCTGAATGGCGTGCACTTATGGATGAAATGGCTGCTGTTGCTACAGAGGAGTACCGTAATATAGTTTTCAAGGAACCCCGGTTTGTCGAGTATTTCCGCCTC GCCACTCCGGAACTGGAGTATGGACGGATGAATATTGGGAGCCGTCCATCTAAAAGAAAGGCAAGTGGTGGTATTGAATCACTCCGAGCTATCCCTTGGATCTTTGCCTGGACACAGACAAGGTTTCATCTTCCTGTTTGGCTTGGTTTTGGTGGAGCCTTTAAACACGTCATCGAGAAAAATCCCAAGAATCTCCAAATGGTGCAGGAAATGTATAAATCATGGCCATTTTTTAGAGTCACTATTGATTTGGTTGAGATGGTGTTCGCCAAGGGAGACCCTGGCATCGCTGCTTTAAATGACAAGCTCCTTGTTTCGAAAGATTTATGGTCATTCGGAGAGCATTTGAGGTCTAAATATGAGGAAACTAAGAGCCTTCTTCTCAAG ATTGCCGAGCACAAGGAAATTCTTGAAGCATCCCCGACCTTGAAGCAGCGGATTCGGCTGCGTGATTCATACATTACAACCTTGAATGTGTGCCAGGCGTACACACTAAAACGGATTCGTGATCCCGACTACAAAGTGACGTGTAGGCCTCATATTTCCAAAGAGAAAACTGTTTCACTGGTAGACCTAAACCCTACAAGTGAATATGCCCCTGGATTGGAGGATACCCTCATTTTGACAATGAAGGGTATTGCTGCTGGTATGCAAAACACTGGCTAA
- the LOC141711660 gene encoding riboflavin synthase-like, which translates to MLSVMPHSFIYIELLLISIYVIESNIRLIELLLKMSISSACSSTSVSKILNLSPPKASILNSLNSFTHLKVTPNLKTSPSLSLLFKAHNSSFQFTPIKHNQIQSMFTGIVEEVGEIKHIGLSQSNDSSFSIKIKGSTVLQGINLGDSIAINGTCLTVTEYNSKSSEFTVGVSPETLRLTTLTDMEPGSMINLERAVTPTTRMGGHFVQGHVDGTGEIVEVEREGNSLWFKIKTTPEVFKYIVAKGFVAIDGTSLTVVKVFDATECCFNIMMVEYTQQNVVMPLKKVGDKVNLEVDILGKYVEKLLGAEFVGAVNK; encoded by the coding sequence ATGCTTAGTGTCATGCCACATTCATTCATATACATTGAATTATTGCTCATCTCTATATATGTTATCGAATCAAACATTAGGCTCATTGAACTTCTGCTAAAAATGTCGATATCCTCGGCCTGTTCTTCCACCTCTGTCTCTAAAATCTTGAACTTATCCCCTCCAAAAGCCTCAATATTGAACAGCCTCAACTCTTTTACCCACTTAAAAGTCACCCCCAATCTCAAGACATCTCCCTCGTTGTCTCTCCTCTTCAAAGCCCACAATTCGAGTTTTCAATTCACACCAATCAAACATAACCAAATTCAATCTATGTTCACTGGCATCGTTGAAGAAGTCGGTGAAATAAAACACATTGGACTCTCTCAAAGTAATGACTCTAGTTTCAGTATCAAAATCAAAGGAAGTACAGTTCTCCAAGGTATAAATCTCGGTGACAGCATTGCTATTAACGGTACATGCCTAACAGTCACAGAATATAACTCCAAATCTTCTGAGTTCACCGTTGGAGTATCACCAGAAACACTGAGATTAACAACTTTAACAGACATGGAACCAGGCTCCATGATCAACTTAGAGAGAGCAGTGACACCAACAACGCGAATGGGAGGGCATTTCGTGCAAGGACACGTGGACGGGACAGGGGAAATTGTGGAAGTTGAGAGAGAGGGAAACTCATTGTGGTTTAAGATCAAGACTACGCCTGAGGTGTTTAAGTACATTGTGGCGAAAGGCTTTGTAGCAATAGATGGGACTAGTTTGACAGTAGTGAAAGTGTTCGATGCAACGGAATGTTGTTTCAATATAATGATGGTGGAGTATACTCAGCAGAATGTTGTAATGCCATTGAAGAAAGTTGGAGATAAGGTGAATTTGGAGGTGGATATACTCGGGAAGTATGTGGAGAAGCTGCTCGGTGCTGAGTTTGTTGGTGCTGTAAATAAGTAA
- the LOC141711659 gene encoding peptide-N4-(N-acetyl-beta-glucosaminyl)asparagine amidase A-like encodes MRIQPFSMAFSLVSLLLFSLYFLHSTAKMSISSDSRFRSQLSESSTSRTDMPPTKIFEVTKPIELPNTKPCTQLVLQHDFGFTFTKPPVFADYKSPYLSCPFQDFSKIVLELKATSKGRQFDRIFGVWLGGVELLRSCTAEPSANGIVWTVKKDVTRYYSLLMTNQTLAVYLGNLVNDMFTGVYHFELSFNYYPAEKHMFNIGYGHGSNADLILPISRNLPVNDGLWFQVDSSTKVESKMFKIPQNTYKAVLEVYVSPHQTDEFWYTNLPNEYIAKNNLTYDRKNGPFREVVVSLDGKVVGAVWPFSVIYTGGFDPLLWRPISAIGSFDLPSYDIEITPSLGTILDGKTHEFGFSVTNALDVWYIDANLHVWLDGKSQKTEGMVLRMSALPHRVSYVSNITGLNGTLLTRASRLIKSAGWVKSSYGKITTQATQEFNYSNLMEIGNNGDLQIVHQRIDFNDNVVAGSGPSVNSVTSVKSFPLYLYFDKADQGGGGYTSVSNLSLGFNEKISTRNEFGSYVSSLENFQAGQALVLVKENQIVRHVASTQQAYSFDSSKSCYFRNVSSSNQIISSDKENTKCG; translated from the coding sequence ATGAGAATTCAACCTTTTTCAATGGCTTTCTCTCTTGTCTCTCTACTCCTCTTTTCCCTCTATTTCCTTCACTCTACTGCGAAAATGTCCATATCATCAGACTCTCGCTTCAGATCACAATTATCTGAATCTTCCACTTCCCGAACTGATATGCCACCCACCAAAATTTTTGAGGTGACCAAACCCATTGAATTGCCCAACACAAAGCCTTGCACTCAACTCGTTCTTCAACATGATTTTGGCTTTACTTTTACCAAGCCTCCAGTTTTTGCTGATTATAAATCCCCATATTTGAGTTGCCCATTTCAAGATTTTTCGAAGATTGTTCTTGAACTGAAAGCTACTAGTAAAGGCAGGCAATTTGACCGCATTTTTGGGGTTTGGCTAGGGGGAGTTGAGCTCCTCAGAAGCTGCACTGCAGAACCAAGTGCCAATGGGATTGTTTGGACTGTTAAGAAAGATGTTACAAGGTATTACTCATTGCTTATGACTAATCAAACCCTTGCTGTTTATTTAGGTAACCTTGTCAATGATATGTTTACAGGAGTTTACCATTTTGAACTAAGTTTTAACTATTATCCTGCCGAAAAGCATATGTTCAATATTGGTTATGGGCATGGTTCTAATGCTGATTTGATCTTGCCCATATCAAGAAATCTGCCGGTAAATGACGGGTTGTGGTTTCAAGTAGATAGTTCTACGAAAGTAGAGTCAAAGATGTTTAAAATCCCTCAAAATACTTACAAGGCTGTGTTGGAGGTGTATGTTTCACCTCATCAGACTGATGAGTTTTGGTATACAAATTTACCAAATGAATACATTGCGAAAAATAACCTTACTTATGATAGGAAAAATGGACCTTTTAGGGAGGTCGTTGTTAGTTTGGATGGTAAGGTAGTTGGTGCAGTTTGGCCATTTAGTGTCATATATACCGGAGGATTTGATCCCCTTTTATGGAGACCCATTTCTGCGATTGGATCATTTGATCTTCCTTCATATGATATTGAGATCACTCCGTCTTTAGGAACAATATTAGATGGGAAGACACACGAGTTTGGCTTTAGTGTTACAAATGCTTTAGATGTGTGGTACATAGACGCAAATTTGCATGTCTGGTTGGATGGAAAGAGTCAAAAAACGGAAGGAATGGTATTGAGGATGAGTGCCTTGCCTCACCGTGTTTCTTATGTGTCAAATATTACTGGTTTGAATGGGACACTTTTGACAAGGGCTAGTAGGCTTATAAAGTCTGCGGGGTGGGTGAAATCATCTTATGGGAAGATAACAACTCAAGCAACTCAAGAGTTCAATTACAGTAATTTAATGGAAATAGGCAATAATGGGGATCTTCAAATAGTGCATCAAAGGATTGATTTTAATGACAATGTTGTTGCTGGCTCAGGACCTTCTGTAAATTCAGTAACTTCAGTGAAAAGTTTTCCCCTGTACTTGTATTTTGACAAAGCTGACCAAGGAGGTGGAGGATATACTTCTGTCTCTAATCTTTCACTAGGTTTCAATGAGAAGATTTCCACGAGAAATGAGTTTGGATCATATGTGAGCTCTCTCGAAAATTTTCAAGCAGGACAAGCTTTAGTGCTTGTTAAGGAAAACCAAATAGTCAGGCATGTAGCAAGTACACAACAGGCATACAGCTTTGATAGTAGTAAATCTTGCTATTTTAGGAATGTCAGCAGCTCAAATCAAATCATTAGCTCTGACAAAGAAAACACCAAGTGCGGTTAA
- the LOC141711657 gene encoding peptide-N4-(N-acetyl-beta-glucosaminyl)asparagine amidase A-like — protein sequence MALSLLSLLLLSLYFLQSTAKIPRSSLSLFSSQFSEALHDDEPPSTFFEVTKPIQVPNTKPCSKLILQHDFGYTYNKPPVVADYKPSFLNCPSQDFSRIVLEWKATCKGRQFDRIFGVWLGGVELLRSCTAEPRPNGIVWTVEKDVTRYYSLFMTNQTLAVYLGNIVDGTYTGVYHVELSFQFYPAEKHMLNWGNLGHGYGSNADLILPISRNLPLNEGLWFEVINSTDVKFKEFKIPQNAYKAVLEVYVSPHENDEFWYMNLPNEYIAQNNLTDLPGNGPFREVVVSMDGMVVGAVWPFTVIYTGGVNPLLWRPISAIGSFDLPSYDIEITPILGTILDGETHEFGFSVTNALNLWYIDANLHIWLDEKKEKTEGKVLRSSASPHYVTYRSNFAGLNGKFLTRVTRLIDSVGWVISSHGKITTQATQEFNFTNFMEMGNNGDLQIVHQRIDFIDTTIANSGTSVDSVTSLKRFPLDLYSENADQEGGAYTSVSNLSLGFNEKIIRKSEFGSSVSSLENLQKGQGSLLVKGNLVVSGTGSTEQAYSFDSSKYCYSRNVSSSNYTIIYDEENSKCNKRTPTHWGLGLHRWWHNPIRSAFLSSHPIKELRGFNGP from the coding sequence ATGGCTTTGTCTCTCCTCTCTCTGCTGCTACTCTCTCTCTACTTCCTCCAGTCCACTGCAAAAATACCCAGATCATCACTCTCTCTCTTCAGTTCACAGTTCTCTGAAGCCTTACATGATGATGAACCACCTTCTACATTCTTTGAAGTCACTAAACCTATTCAAGTGCCTAACACAAAGCCTTGTTCTAAGCTCATTCTTCAACATGATTTTGGTTATACATATAATAAGCCTCCAGTGGTTGCTGACTATAAACCTTCTTTTTTGAACTGCCCATCTCAAGATTTTTCAAGAATTGTTCTTGAATGGAAAGCTACTTGTAAAGGCAGACAGTTTGATCGAATTTTCGGGGTTTGGCTTGGTGGAGTTGAGCTTCTTAGGAGCTGCACTGCAGAGCCAAGGCCTAATGGGATTGTTTGGACTGTTGAGAAAGATGTTACAAGGTATTATTCATTGTTTATGACCAATCAAACTCTTGCTGTTTATTTAGGCAATATTGTTGATGGTACTTATACCGGTGTTTATCATGTTGAGCTAAGTTTTCAATTTTATCCTGCTGAAAAACATATGCTGAATTGGGGTAATTTGGGTCATGGGTATGGTTCTAATGCTGATTTGATCTTACCTATTTCAAGAAATTTGCCGCTGAATGAAGGGTTGTGGTTTGAAGTAATTAATTCTACGGATGTAAAGTTTAAGGAATTTAAAATCCCTCAGAATGCTTATAAGGCTGTGTTGGAGGTGTATGTTTCACCTCATGAAAATGATGAGTTTTGGTACATGAATTTACCAAATGAGTACATTGCTCAAAATAACCTTACTGATCTTCCAGGGAACGGACCTTTTAGAGAGGTTGTGGTTAGCATGGATGGTATGGTAGTTGGTGCAGTTTGGCCTTTTACTGTCATATATACTGGAGGAGTTAACCCCCTTTTATGGCGACCCATTTCTGCAATTGGATCATTTGATCTACCTTCTTATGATATTGAGATCACTCCAATTTTAGGAACAATATTAGATGGTGAGACTCATGAGTTTGGGTTTAGTGTTACAAATGCTTTGAATTTGTGGTACATAGATGCGAATTTGCATATATGGTTGgatgaaaagaaagaaaaaacaGAAGGAAAAGTACTGAGAAGTAGCGCTTCACCTCATTATGTTACCTACAGATCCAATTTCGCTGGGTTAAATGGGAAATTTTTGACAAGGGTTACTAGGTTGATAGATTCTGTCGGCTGGGTGATATCATCTCATGGTAAGATAACAACTCAGGCAACTCAAGAGTTCAATTTCACTAACTTCATGGAAATGGGCAATAATGGGGATTTGCAAATAGTGCATCAGAGGATTGATTTTATAGACACTACAATTGCCAACTCAGGAACTTCTGTAGATTCAGTAACGTCGCTGAAAAGGTTTCCTCTGGACTTATACTCGGAAAATGCTGACCAAGAAGGTGGAGCATATACTTCTGTAAGTAATCTGTCACTGGGTTTTAATGAAAAGATAATTAGGAAATCTGAGTTTGGATCTTCAGTTAGCTCTCTTGAAAATTTGCAAAAAGGACAAGGTTCATTGCTTGTTAAGGGGAACCTAGTAGTCAGCGGAACAGGAAGTACAGAACAGGCATACAGTTTTGACAGTAGTAAGTATTGTTATTCTAGAAATGTCAGCAGCTCAAACTACACCATTATCTATGATGAAGAGAACAGTAAGTGTAACAAAAGAACACCAACTCATTGGGGCCTCGGGTTACACAGATGGTGGCACAATCCCATTCGTAGTGCCTTCCTATCATCTCATCcgataaaggaattaagagggtTTAACGGTCCTTGA
- the LOC141711661 gene encoding uncharacterized protein LOC141711661, whose translation MSKRLHTTHVGIIACDELGELGAGKEGWLVENPNLLSALDTHSIALANRSIVLILQLNASGSRVKIRPDLSPIEAEYISAIEWLVFNEIRVLALGTSCGYLLIYSLDAQLLHRQMVYPGRILRLRVRGTKRDLKEDTSSEEVCVVLAGVIARFDGSDIQSMLHRRFQETQGQFWDQTSEDSYLEDSENTFGRLPYQLWNVNKYGSCADAAITGIMPPPLMELQSSQRYFCAITIGNDAVISAFRLSEDRKRSLVGAILSKVVPATFSTIASLSSMFWRSESKSPKKPEPKLQSFAQALPLTCLKDNPRKGEKLTLSPSGTLAAIADSLGRILLMDTQALVVVRLWKGYRDASCLFVEMLVNKNTGASSSTYHGNVKSDYCLCLAIHAPRKGIVEVWQMRTGHRLLTLTCSKGSKLLQPTYRFDSSDRSSSSYAPLEAFFLNGDSGQLSVLNSYLK comes from the exons ATGTCTAAAAGATTGCACACAACCCACGTGGGCATCATAGCCTGCGACGAGCTGGGCGAATTGGGCGCCGGGAAAGAGGGCTGGCTGGTTGAAAACCCTAATTTGCTATCTGCTCTTGATACCCATTCAATTGCGTTGGCTAATCGTTCAATTGTGCTTATTCTTCAATTAAATGCTTCCGGGTCTCGGGTCAAGATCCGACCCGATTTGTCCCCGATCGAGGCTGAGTATATTTCTGCTATTGAGTGGTTGGTGTTTaatgaaattagggttcttgCTCTTGGTACTTCTTGTGGGTATTTGTTGATTTATTCGCTTGATGCTCAGCTTCTTCATAGACAG ATGGTTTATCCGGGGCGAATTCTAAGGTTACGAGTTCGTGGAACTAAGAGAGATCTGAAAGAAGATACATCATCCGAGGAGGTTTGTGTTGTTCTGGCAGGTGTAATTGCGCGTTTTGACGGGTCTGATATTCAG AGTATGCTGCATCGGCGGTTCCAAGAAACACAGGGTCAGTTTTGGGATCAGACGTCAGAAGATAGTTATTTAGAGGATTCTGAGAATACTTTTGGTAGACTTCCTTACCAACTATGGAATGTCAACAAATACGGTTCCTGTGCTGATGCTGCGATAACTGGCATCATGCCCCCACCTCTAATGGAACTTCAG TCAAGTCAACGATATTTCTGTGCGATCACTATTGGAAATGATGCTGTAATTTCAGCATTCAG ACTTTCGGAAGACAGGAAGAGGTCTTTAGTGGGAGCTATTCTGTCAAAAGTTGTGCCAGCAACATTTTCAACCATAGCATCTTTATCGAGTATGTTCTGGCGCAGTGAATCAAAGTCACCAAAGAAACCAGAACCCAAGCTGCAATCATTTGCTCAAG CATTACCTCTCACGTGTTTGAAGGATAATCCTAGAAAGGGTGAGAAGCTCACTTTATCACCCAGTGGTACTTTGGCAGCAATAGCAGATTCACTTGGTCGCATCTTGCTCATGGATACCCAGGCTCTTGTAGTGGTGCGGTTGTGGAAG GGGTATCGTGATGCTAGCTGCCTGTTTGTTGAGATGCTTGTTAATAAAAATACGGGTGCATCAAGTTCTACTTATCATGGCAATGTAAAGAGTGATTATTGCCTGTGTTTAGCCATTCATGCACCTCGGAAAGGGATAGTTGAG GTTTGGCAGATGCGAACAGGACATCGTCTTCTGACACTAACATGCAGTAAGGGTAGCAAACTGTTGCAACCCACATACAGATTTGACTCATCTGATAGATCATCTTCTTCATATGCACCCTTGGAAGCTTTCTTTTTAAATGGGGACTCTGGCCAGCTGTCAGTGTTAAACAGTTATCTAAAATGA